Proteins from one Mercurialis annua linkage group LG7, ddMerAnnu1.2, whole genome shotgun sequence genomic window:
- the LOC126657125 gene encoding uncharacterized protein LOC126657125 has protein sequence MVYLFVSMEKLYTSFVKELIHFSCKRIRDMASLYKYVAITHMSVQVGSNGTKHFVKGTYSSFSDHVENGMNILRRQVMDKYVIRTPKIVNSYDKGDDFGVLSGEKRKRVEFDSTDVIADPGERIAIDDYEINIRDEYSVSKDAGFCLWCYLFKPPKPKSQGGREVFTKTGFNNWKNARASLGEHVGNVESDHNYAARKYEAYKNQRQSVEHIFTHHSSHAEVAYRTRLTAVLDIIRFLLKQGLAFRGHDESNDSLSRGNFLELLQRDCGHNEEIAKVLNINAPGNNQMTAPSIQKEIVNACAEEVRATIITNIGDRFFTLMVDESRDNSVKEQMAIMVRYVDDHGEILERFLSVEHVADTSSHTLKEAIDKFFAKYGLSISRLRGQVYDGASNMRGEFNGLKALILNENPYARYVHCFAHQLQLVVVAVAKTLPIVENSFSYLSIIVNTVGASCKRKHALRQSQHDHIVTQLENGEISSGRGMHQETSLARPGDTRWGSHYHTVLRILAMWPLVMEVLGNVHDDAIGSKDRGAALGLLDRMENFEFVFTLHLMKRVLAITNGLSQVLQEKNQNIVNAMDMIHAVKVKFQSFKEDGWNNLFDEVCKFCVENFIDVPNLEDNLPIRGRSKREGQSITYLHRFRVEIFFEVIDVIVHEMNSRFSEGNNELLSCISCLDPRQSFSRFNALKLRRLADFYPEDFSAFDLTMLSDQLDIYIYDVRQMADFVELVGIGQLAKKLVETEKYLIYPLIYRLIELALVLPVATASVERAFSAMNIIKTDLRNKMGDEFLSDSLSCYIEKAIFFED, from the exons ATGGTTTATCTGTTTGTCAGTATGGAAAAACTATATACATCATTCGTCAAAGAATTGATACACTTCTCATGCAAACGCATAAGAGATATGGCTAGTCTCTACAAGTATGTTGCAATAACGCATATGAGTGTTCAG GTAGGGAGTAACGGCACGAAGCATTTCGTTAAAG GGACATATTCATCCTTTTCTGACCACGTGGAAAATGGCATGAATATTCTCCGTAGGCAG GTTATGGATAAATATGTTATTAGAACACCAAAAATTGTTAATTCTTATGATAAAGGAGATGATTTTGGTGTATTAtcgggagaaaaaagaaaacgtGTTGAGTTTGATTCTACTGATGTAATTGCGGACCCTGGAGAACGAATTGCGATTGATGACTATGAAATCAATATTAGAGATGAA TATAGTGTATCAAAAGATGCAGGATTTTGTTTATGGTGTTATTTGTTTAAACCGCCAAAACCCAAATCTCAAGGCGGTCGAGAAGTATTCACAAAAACAGGATTCAATAATTGGAAGAATGCAAGAGCTAGTTTGGGAGAACATGTTGGAAATGTTGAGAGTGACCACAATTATGCTGCGAGAAAATATGAAGCATATAAAAACCAACGACAAAGTGTGGAGCACATATTTACTCACCATTCTTCTCACGCAGAGGTTGCTTATCGTACTCGATTGACAGCAGTATTGGATATTATTCGATTCTTACTCAAACAAGGATTAGCTTTTCGAGGACATGATGAGTCGAATGATTCATTGAGTAGAGGCAACTTTCTTGAGTTACTCCAAAGGGATTGTGGGCATAATGAAGAGATTGCAAAGGTGTTAAATATTAATGCTCCAg GAAACAATCAGATGACTGCTCCAAGTATTCAAAAAGAGATAGTGAATGCTTGTGCAGAAGAAGTGAGAGCTACTATTATTACAAATATTGGAGATCGTTTTTTCACACTCATGGTTGACGAATCCCGCGATAACTCTGTGAAAGAACAAATGGCTATTATGGTGAGATATGTTGACGATCATGGAGAAATCCTTGAGAGGTTTCTTTCAGTTGAGCATGTAGCAGATACTTCATCACATACTTTAAAGGAAGCTATTGACAAGTTTTTTGCCAAGTATGGACTATCAATATCTAGACTGCGAGGACAAGTATATGATGGGGCTTCAAACATGCGTGGAGAATTCAACGGTTTAAAGGCTCTCATACTTAATGAGAATCCTTATGCTAGGTATGTTCATTGTTTTGCTCACCAGCTTCAATTGGTAGTAGTTGCAGTTGCAAAAACATTACCGATTGTGGAGAATTCATTTAGCTATTTATCCATAATTGTGAACACTGTTGGAGCTTCCTGTAAAAGAAAACATGCACTCAGACAAAGCCAACATGATCATATTGTCACACAATTAGAAAATGGTGAAATCTCTTCGGGAAGAGGGATGCATCAAGAGACAAGTCTTGCAAGACCTGGAGACACGAGGTGGGGTTCTCATTACCATACGGTACTGCGTATATTGGCGATGTGGCCTTTAGTAATGGAAGTGCTTGGAAATGTTCATGATGATGCAATTGGTTCAAAGGATAGAGGTGCAGCTTTGGGTTTGCTTGACCGaatggaaaattttgaattcgTGTTCACCTTGCATTTGATGAAAAGAGTATTGGCAATTACAAATGGACTGTCACAAGTTTTGCAagagaaaaatcaaaatattgtgAATGCTATGGACATGATACATGCCGTGAAGGTTAAGTTTCAGTCATTTAAGGAAGATGGATGGAATAATCTTTTTGATGAGGTATGCAAGTTTTGTGTTGAAAATTTTATCGACGTGCCTAATTTGGAAGATAATTTGCCGATCCGTGGTCGATCAAAACGTGAAGGTCAAAGTATAACATATCTTCACCGTTTTCGTGTGGAAATTTTTTTTGAG gTTATTGATGTGATTGTGCACGAGATGAATAGTCGTTTCTCAGAAGGGAATAATGAGTTGCTTTCTTGCATAAGCTGTCTGGATCCAAGACAATCATTTTCTAGATTTAATGCTTTGAAATTGCGCCGTTTAGCCGATTTTTATCCAGAAGATTTTTCTGCATTTGATTTGACGATGTTAAGCGATCAGTtggatatatacatatatgatgTGAGGCAAATGGCTGATTTTGTTGAACTTGTGGGAATCGGACAACTTGCAAAGAAGCTGGTGGAAACAGAGAAGTACTTGATTTATCCTCTTATTTATCGATTGATAGAATTAGCATTGGTTTTACCAGTTGCAACTGCTTCAGTTGAAAGGGCATTTTCAGCAATGAATATTATCAAGACTGATTTGCGTAATAAAATGGGGGATGAATTTTTGAGCGATAGTTTATCATGTTATATTGAAAAggcaattttttttgaagattGA